Proteins encoded within one genomic window of Nordella sp. HKS 07:
- a CDS encoding DUF5681 domain-containing protein, with the protein MTEQDRDDLPDDTTIGYRNPPRSTGFRKGQSGNPRGRPKGRHRQAPYEAILGQMVTVREAGAERCVTAAEAFLLQITKRGLEGGSAAARATMRALDEVKDKRIVGQPGKLTVKLRFVAPGSVNSALELLRMAKLLDRYRDTARILLEPRLVEAALARLGERHLHLKSNGLFCAKRLPHKVKLPQWWTERPAS; encoded by the coding sequence ATGACCGAGCAGGATCGGGACGACCTTCCTGACGACACCACGATCGGCTATCGCAATCCCCCACGGTCGACGGGTTTTCGGAAAGGTCAGAGCGGCAATCCTCGCGGTCGGCCAAAGGGCCGTCATCGGCAAGCCCCCTATGAGGCGATTCTTGGTCAAATGGTAACCGTCCGCGAGGCCGGAGCCGAGCGGTGCGTCACCGCAGCGGAAGCTTTCCTTTTACAGATCACCAAGCGTGGGCTCGAGGGTGGCAGCGCTGCTGCCCGCGCAACCATGCGGGCGCTTGACGAAGTGAAGGACAAGCGCATTGTCGGCCAGCCTGGTAAGTTGACGGTTAAATTGCGGTTTGTCGCTCCCGGCAGCGTGAATTCGGCGCTTGAGCTCTTGCGCATGGCAAAGCTGCTTGATCGCTATCGCGATACGGCTCGCATCCTGCTCGAGCCGCGGCTTGTCGAAGCCGCCTTGGCACGACTTGGCGAGCGCCATTTACATCTGAAGAGCAACGGATTGTTCTGCGCCAAACGATTACCCCACAAGGTAAAATTGCCGCAATGGTGGACGGAACGTCCCGCGAGTTGA